A single genomic interval of Zingiber officinale cultivar Zhangliang chromosome 4A, Zo_v1.1, whole genome shotgun sequence harbors:
- the LOC121969536 gene encoding WRKY transcription factor WRKY24-like, with translation MASSTASIETSASSRPTEAFSFSAGDAAGEDYSFRGFPDSYGNGDPRGTSNLLSLPLSPPSLSPSSYFSIPAGLSPTGFLDSPVLLSSNVLPSPTTGSLFSSQAFNWKGTDSNYQQGVKNEEKPFHEFSFQIQASNGNNQASSFQKEEAIIRGGQQQQHQSWIQQQQFSNTNMEAESMVPIQAKFDESRGLNQYPAVQTLQRRSDDGYNWRKYGQKQVKGSENPRSYYKCTYPSCPTKKKVERSSDGQITEIVYKGTHNHPKPQSKKNATFSQASRPSGLGETANDHSVIESAATPENSSNSFGDDDVDMATHGRSGVDEFDDDEPDVKRWKQEEEGDISGSANRTVKEPRVVVQTMSDIDILDDGYRWRKYGQKVVKGNPNARSYYKCTTNGCPVRKHVERASHDQRAVITTYEGKHNHDVPAARGSGAQLVNRPNSINYNTNNNNNNNFSVAIRPSATTNNHNQPFANSFFNTKSESSHSQSPFGSLDMIQSSGNYGLSDYDS, from the exons ATGGCTTCCTCCACGGCGAGCATAGAGACGTCGGCCAGCTCCCGACCCACCGAAGCCTTCTCCTTCTCAGCCGGAGACGCTGCCGGGGAGGACTACTCCTTCCGGGGATTCCCGGACAGCTACGGGAACGGGGATCCTCGAGGAACTTCTAATCTTCTATCGCTTCCGCTCTCTCCTCCGTCGCTCTCCCCTTCTTCCTACTTCTCCATCCCCGCCGGCCTCAGCCCCACCGGGTTCTTGGACTCCCCTGTTCTCCTCTCATCTAAT GTGTTGCCATCTCCTACAACTGGCTCACTGTTTTCCTCTCAAGCTTTCAATTGGAAAGGCACAGATTCTAACTATCAGCAAGGAGTAAAGAATGAGGAGAAGCCCTTCCATGAGTTCTCTTTCCAAATTCAAGCCAGTAATGGAAACAATCAAGCATCATCCTTCCAAAAG GAGGAAGCCATCATTAGGGGAGGACAGCAGCAGCAGCATCAATCATGGATCCAGCAGCAACAATTCAGCAACACCAACATGGAAGCTGAATCTATGGTTCCAATCCAAGCAAAATTTGATGAGAGCAGAGGATTGAATCAGTACCCAGCTGTTCAGACCTTGCAGAGGAGGTCAGATGACGGGTACAACTGGAGGAAATATGGGCAGAAGCAGGTCAAGGGAAGCGAAAATCCACGAAGCTACTACAAGTGCACCTACCCGAGTTGCCCCACCAAGAAGAAGGTGGAGAGGTCTTCGGATGGCCAAATCACAGAGATTGTGTACAAAGGCACTCACAACcatccgaagcctcagtcgaagaAGAACGCCACCTTCTCTCAAGCTTCTCGACCTTCCGGACTCGGTGAAACAGCCAATGATCATTCGGTAATTGAATCAGCCGCGACACCTGAAAACTCTTCAAACTCCTTCGGAGATGATGATGTGGATATGGCCACCCATGGTAGATCAGGAGTCGACGAATTCGATGACGATGAGCCCGACGTTAAGAGATG gaagcaagaagaagaaggtgacatATCAGGTTCAGCTAATAGAACGGTCAAGGAGCCAAGGGTGGTGGTTCAGACCATGAGTGACATTGATATCCTCGATGATGGATACAGGTGGAGAAAATATGGGCAGAAGGTTGTCAAGGGGAACCCTAATGCAAG GAGCTACTACAAATGCACAACGAATGGTTGCCCAGTGAGGAAGCATGTGGAGAGAGCTTCTCATGATCAAAGGGCAGTGATTACTACCTACGAAGGCAAGCACAACCATGATGTCCCAGCGGCTCGAGGAAGTGGAGCACAACTGGTCAACAGGCCTAATTCGATTAACTATAAcactaacaacaacaacaacaataactttTCAGTGGCTATACGACCATCGGCGACGACGAACAATCATAATCAGCCTTTTGCAAACTCTTTCTTTAACACCAAATCCGAATCGTCGCATAGCCAATCCCCCTTTGGTAGTCTTGACATGATTCAGAGCTCAGGGAACTATGGACTCTCTGATTATGATAGCTGA